The nucleotide sequence GACGACCGACGGCGTGACCATCGACGGTGACGGCCACGTCGTCGCCGGCGACGGCGACGGAACCGCGGTCAGCGCGGCCGGCATCGACGACGTCGCCGTCCGGAACGTGACGCTCGCGAACTGGTCGACCGGCGTCTCGTTCGTCGGCGTGGCCGACGCCCGCGTGGCCGAAACGACCGTCACGGACACGTCGATCGTCGGTGTGTCGCTCGCCGCTGGGGAGAACGTCACCGTCAGCAACGCGACGATCGAGGACGGGAACCTCGGCGTCCGGATCGGCGGCGGGACGACCGGCGCCGCCGTCGTCGACACGGCGTTCACTGACCTGCTCGGCGTCGGCGTCGACCTGCGTGGTGAGGGAGGGCAGGTCGTCGACAGCTCGTTCCGCTCGACCGGTGGCGACGCGGTCCGCGTGACCGGGAGTGACGGCGCCGTCGTCGCGAACAACACCGTCCGGAACACGATCGGCGGGATCAGCGTGAGCGACGCGGCGGGCGTGTCGGTCCGCGCGAACGAACTCCGGAACGTGCAGGGGGCCAGCATCCACGTCGTCGGCGGCGACGAGCGGCTACCGGCGGCCCCGGGCGTCGATACGGTGGCGTTCGGGCTGTCCACTCCCGTCGACGCGTTCGTCGGCTTCGCGGGCGGCAGCGCGGGTGACCGTCTGACTGTGTTCCCCCGGTACGTGCCGTCCGCCCAGTCACCGCCGGCGCCGGAGCCAGTGCGTGTCGTCGACAACGCGATCCACGACGGCAACGGGAACGGGATCTACGTCGTCAACGGGAGCGAGACGACCGTCGCCGGGAACGACCTGCAGAACAACCGTGACGGTGTCCGGCTCAGCGGCGGGCACAACGTCACCGTCGTCGACAACAACGCGACGGCGAACCGCGACGACGGCGTCTCGATCGGGGCCACCGCGGCCGCAGTCGTCCGGAACAACACGCTCAGCGGGAACGCCGACGACGGGCTCTACGTCCTGAGCGAGGGTGCGGTCGTGCGGGACAACGTCGCCCGCGCGAACGCCGACGACGGGGTCGACGTGCAGAACAGCACGCTCGTCACGCTTCGCGGGAACCGCCTGCTCGACAACGGCGACGACGGGTTCTTCCTCCGGAACGTCGCGAACAGCAGCCTCGAGATGAACACGGTGACGGGGAACGCTGACGAGGGGATCGACCTCCGTGGCACCGCCAACGTCACCGTCGCCAACAACTCCGTCTGCGGGAACGAGCACAACGATATCGTTCAGCGCGAGGGCGCCAGCGGCACCGTCCTCGAGAACAACGCCTGTTGACCCCCCGACCCCGCTGACCGGCCCTCCACCGCTGTCGTTTTCTCCCCGTTCGCCGGACGACTACGACCGCCGACGCAGCAGTACCCCGGCGAGCGCCGCGATCGCGGCGAGCGCGCCGAGGACGCCCAGGCCGGGTGAGTCGGTCGTGGTCGTCGAGTCGGTCTCGGGCGTCGTGGTGCCGTCGACGACCGTCACCGTCACCGTCTCGTTGCCGACCGTCGCGTCGTAGCTGCCCGACGCCATCACCGAGCGCGTGAACGAGACGGTGGTCGACTCGCCGGGATCCAGCGACACCTCCCGCGTCGCGACCGTCCCCCCGAACAGCTCCAGCGCCACCGAGCGCTCGCCGGCGGCGTCGCCGGCGTTGGTGAGGTTCGCGGTCACCGTGAACGCCTCGCCCGCCCCGACCTCCCGGGGCTCGGCAGTCAGCGACGCGACGGCGATATCCGGCTCGCGGGGCCGGACGACCACCGTCCGGGTCTCGCCGTGATCGACCTCGACCTCGACGCTCTTGTTGCCGGGCGAGGTGAACTGGTGGCTGAACGCGACCGTTCGGGTCTCGCCGGGTTCGAGGGGGATCTCGCGATCCTCGAGCATCTCGCCCTCGACCTCGAACTCGACGGACTTCGTGCCGGAGCCGTTCCCGCGGTTGGTCACCGTGGCCTCGACTACCAGCGTCTCGCCGACGAGCAGCTCCTGGCTCCCGAGCGAGACGTTCGCCTGGCCGATGTCGGGTTCGGGCTCCGGTTCGTCGGTCGACTGGCCGCCGCCCGCCTGCTGCCCGCCGCCACCACCACCACCGCCAGCCTGTCCACCGCCATCCCCGCCGTCACCACCGTCGTTTCCGTCACCATCGTTTCCATCACCGCCGTCGTTACCGCCATCGCCGCCGTCGCTTCCGTCGCCGCTTTCGTTCTCGGCGACCGAAACGGTCGTCGTCGCGTTCGCACTGACGCCGCCCGCGGTGGTGATCGTCAGCGTCACGTCGTACTCGCCCGCGTCGTCGTACGTGTGATCGACGGTGGCGCCGGTCGCGCTCGCGTCGTCGCCGAACGCCCACTCGTAGTCCACGATCTCGCTGGCGGCCGAAGCATCGCCGGCGTCGAACGCCACCGGCTCGCCGGCCGTGGGCTCCGCGGTCCCGACGTCGATCACCGCCGTCGCCGCATCGGGGTCACCGACTGCGACGGTCGCCGTCGCCGTCGCGGTCTGCCCGTCGTTACCGACGACGGTCACGCCCACCGTCACGCGGCCGGCGTCGGTGAAGGTGTGTTCGAGCGTCGGGTTCTCGCTCTGCTCGTCGACCTCGCTGTCGCCGTCGAGATCCCACTGATACCCGTCGATCCCGTCGGCGTCGGTCGAACCGCTCGCGTCGAGCACGACCGACTCGTTCACCGTCGCCGCCTCGGGAACGTCGAGGCTGGCGTTCGGCGGGTCGTTCGGCGCCACGACCGTGATCCCGGCGCTGTCGGTCGCCGTCCCGTTGTCGTCGTCCACGACCGTGACCGCCGGTTCGACCTCGCCGAGTTCGGTGTAGGCGTGATCGATCGTGGGCGCGGTCGTGTTGGTCTCGATCGTCCCGTCGCCGTCGAGATCCCAGCGGTACTCGACGATCGTCCCCTCGTCGCTGGAGCCGCTCGCGTCGAGCGTGACCGTCTCGTTCACCGTCGCCTCCGCGGGCGCGTCGAGCGCGGCCGACGGCGGCGACGGGGGAACCGTGACCGTCACCGACGCCGAGGCGGTCGCGGTGTTCTCGCCCGTGTCGACGACAGTGACGGTGGCGTCGAACGTCCCGCCCGTCTCGTACTCGTACGCGACGGTCGGCTCGGCGGTCTCCTCGTCGACTTCGCCGTCGCCGTCGAAATCCCACCGATAGGCGTCGATCCCGCGGTCGTCGGTGGAGTTGCTCGCGTCGAACGTGGCCGGCTCCCCGACGGTCGCGTTCGCGGGCGCGTCGAGGCTGGCGTTCGGCGGGCGGTCTGGCGGCCGGACGGAGACGGTCGCGGTCGCAGTGTCGTTCTGCCCGTCCTCGTCGGTCACCGCAACTGCGGGCGCCACGGTGCCGATATCGGTGTACGTGTGTTCGAGGGTGGGCTCCCTCGTCTCGACCTCGGCCGTCCCGTCGCCGTCGACGTCCCACTGGTAGCTGGTGATCGTCCCTTCGTCGGTGGAACCGCTCGCGTCGAGCACGATCGACTCGTTCACCGTCGCCACGTCGGGGACCGCCAAGCTCGCGTTCGGCGGCGTCGACTGCTGGGTGACGGTCACCGTCAGTTCGGCCGTGTCGCCGTTGCCGTACGTGTCGAACGCGGTCACGGCGACGGTCCGGTTGCCGACCTCGTCGAACGCGTGGTCGATCGTCGGCTCGGTGGTCACCTCGTCGACCTCGCCGTCGCCGTCGAGATCCCACTCGTAGCCGCCGATCTCCCCGTCGTCGGTCGTCTCTCCGGCGTCGAGCGTGACCGTCTCACCGGCTTCGGTGCTGTTCGGCCCGGTTAGCGCCGCGCTGGGCGGCGTCACCACACAGCCGCCGCCGTGGATGAACACCTGGCGGTCGCGGTCGAGCGTCGTATCCGGACCGTCGGCGTCGATCAGTCGCCACTCATCGACGCGGTACTCATCGCCGGAGTAACTCCAGTCACCCCAGTGATCGGCGTCCTCGTTGAACCCCGGGTCGATGGTGACGGTGCCGGACATGTTGCCGAGCCCCGAATAGACGCCGCCGTCGGTTCGGTTGTCGCCCCACTTCCAGTCGATATCCGCGGTCGTTTCGCCAGTGTTCCAGTCGTCGTCGCGATCGGAGTACTCGTCGTCCTCGACGACCCACTCGCCGTCGGCGGGCAGCCCCTCGAACGCCATCGTGAGCGTGCTCCCGCCGTCCCCGTCGCCCAGTTCGTCGTGGACCAGGACGAGGTTCCCCCGCTCGGAGCCTTCGTAGAAGAACAGCGCGCTCGTCGCCGTCTCCTGGTACTCGCGGGTTCCGAAGGAGCTGAACGTGTCCGACGATGGGTCCGTGTAGGGGTTCCGGTAGTCGTAGAACACCGAGGCGTTCTGACTCTCGTTGGTCACGGGATCGATGGGGTAGCAGTTCGTCCCCTGTGCCACGGCGTAGCTGTCGTTCTCGACCGGCGCCGCCGAGACGACGACCGCTCCGCCGATCGGTGCGAGCACGACGAGCGCGACGAGCAACAGGACGCGTCTGTCTCTCATTAAGAACGGACTGGTCGCTTCGGTCGCTTTGTTATGGATCGGCTTCAACACCGGCGTACTGACAGTTTCCGCCCGCCCTCCCGGGATGAAGCCGCCCGGACGCGCGCCGACGGATCCCGGACGGCGTCCGGAGCCGCCGACGCCGCGGCAGGCGACGGGTAACAATCGGCGGTGTGGTCGTAGCCACGGCCAACTCGCCGGCTTCCGGCGACTGAACTATGTACAGAGGACACACGACTGCCGTCGTGATCCCGGCGTACAACGAGGAGGGGTTCGTCGGCGACACCATCGCGTCGGTGCCCGGGTTCGTCGACCGCGTCTACGCCGTCGACGACGGCTCGACCGACGGAACGTGGACCGAAATCCGGGCGGCCGCCGACACGATCGCGGCCGCCGACGGCACCACTCCCGACGACGCCCGCGTGGTCGCGATCCAGCACGAGCGGAACCGCGGCGTCGGCGGCGCGATCAAAACCGGCTACCAGCACGCCCGCGCGGACCGGATCGACCTCACTGCCGTGATGGGCGGCGACGGGCAGATGGAGCCGGAGATGCTGGGCGACCTGTTCGACCCCATCGTCGACGGCGACGCCGACTACACGAAGGGGAACCGCTTCCTCGACCGCTCGGGCCGTGGGTCGATGCCGGCCCACCGCTTCGTCGGCAACGCCGTCCTCGGCGCGCTCACCAAGATCGCCAGCGGCTACTGGCGCTGTGGCGACCCCCAGAGCGGCTACACCGCCATCTCGCTGCGCGCGCTGGAGACCGCCGCGATCGACGAGATGTACGAGTTCTACGGCTACTGCAACGACCTGCTGGTGAAACTCAACGTCGCGCGGCTCCGGGTGGTCGACGTCCCCCGCCCCATCACCTACGGCGAGGAGGAGAGCCACATCCAGTACCGTAGCTACGTCCCCCGCGTGTCGCTGATGCTGCTGCGGAACTTCCTCTGGCGGCTGAAGACGAACTACCTGGCCTACGACTTCCACCCGCTGGTGGGCGCCTACGCTGCCGGCGGGGTGGCGTCGATCGCGTCGGTCGCCGCCGCCGTCTGGGCGCTGCCGGGCGTCGGCACCGCCGCGACGCCGACCGCCCGCGGCGCGCTCGCGCTGGGGTTCGGCCTGTTCGCGCTGGTGGCGGTCACCTGGGCGATGGCGATGGACCGGAGCGCGAACGACCACCTCGACGGCACGGTCACGCCCGCCGACCGCCGGCGGCCCACCGAGGATCACGGGCAGCCATCCCGGAACGGTGCATCCCCGAGCGACGCACAGCGCGACGAGGACGCCGCCGACGGGAACGGAGCTGCCGACTCGGCCGCGCAGGCCCCGCCGCCGGAGGAGTACGGCGGGCCGAACACCGCCTCGGACTGACCCCCGGCCCGCCCGTTCTCCAGCCGATCCGCCCCCGTTAGGAGCGTTCTACCGCAGTATTCGGGTGCTAACAAACACCGCGTACGTGGCTGTATGGGGCATGTTCGGAACGAGCGGTATCCGCGGCGAGTTCGGCGAGGACGTGACGGCCGGCACCGCGCTGGCGGTCGGGCGCGCGATCGCCTCCGAGGGTAACGACCACGTCGTCGTCGGGCGCGACCCCCGGGAAACCGGCTCGCTGCTGGTCGAGGCGCTCTCGGCCGGGCTGCGCGAGTGTGGCGCCAACGTCGCCCGGCTGGGCGAGCTCCCGACCCCGACGATCGCACGGAGCGTCGGCTGGTACGACGCGGACATGGGCGTGGCGGTGACCGCCTCCCACAACCCGCCGGCGGACAACGGGCTAAAGCTCTGGCACCCCGACGGCTCGGCGGTCGTCGGCGACGCACAGACCGCCATCGCCGACCGCATCCGCCACGCCCGGTACGAGTTCGCGCCCTGGGACGACACCGGGACCCGACACCGCTTCGGCGGCGCACGCGGGCGACACGTCGACGCCGTCGCCGACGCCGTGGCCGTCGACCCCCCGATCCCTGTCGTCGTCGACGTGGGCCACGGCACCGGCGAGCTGACCGCGGCCGCGCTCCGCCGGCTGGGCTGCCCGGTCACGACGCTGAACGGCGTGACCGACGGCTCGTTCCCCGCCCGGGAGAGCGAGCCGACCGCCGAGAACTGCGAGCAGCTCCGCCGGGTCGTCGCGGCGACCGACGCCGAACTCGGGATCGCTCACGACGGCGACGCCGACCGCATGCTCGCGGTGACGGAGTCCGGCGCGTTCGTCCCCGGCGACACGCTGCTGGCGCTGTTCGCCCGCCGGGAGGCGAAACCCGGTACCAGGGTTGCCGTGCCGATCGACGCCAGCCTGGCAATCAAAGACGAGTTGGCGGCCGTCGGCGCCGACGTGACGTACACCCGGGTCGGCGACGGCTACGTCGCCCGACGAGCCGCCGAGGCGGGCGTCGTGTTCGGCGGCGAGCCCAGCGGGGCGTGGATCTGGCCCGACGAGACCCGCGCGCCGGACGGCCCGCTGGCGGCCGCGAAGCTGGCGGCGATGGTCGCGACCGACGGCTCGCTCGACGCGCTGGTCGCGGACGTGAACACGGTTCCGATCAGCCGTCGGAGCGTCGAGACCGACCGGAAGGCGGCCGTTATCGAACGGATCGCGGCGGCGATGCCGGAGGACGACGACCGCGTGACGACCGTCGACGGCGTCCGCGTCGAGGTCGACGACGGCTGGTTCCTGGTGCGTGCCAGCGGGACGGAGCCGCTTGTCCGCATCACCGCGGAGGCCCGCGAGCAGGATCGGATGGCGGCGCTGCTGGAGACGGCCGAGGGGCTCGTAACCGAGGCGATCGAGACCGGGAGCGTCGAACGACAGCCTGTCGATTGACCGGTTCCCGACCGCCGGGCTATCAGGAGGGCGCCGATTCAGAGTTAGATGCGGGGAGAAACGACGGCGAGCGTCGCCACGACGAAGAGGAGAACGAAGGCACTGGCGAGCACGTACGCGCCGGACACCTGCGCGAGGAAGAAGGCGGCAGTGAACGCGACGAAGCCGGCGCCGTGTTTGCGTTCGAACGGCGGCTCGTCGTCCCCGTCGTCGGTGTCGCCGTTGGCGACGTCGAGGTACTCGTACAGCGGTTCGATATGTTCCCCCGGCGAGATGCGGCCGCGGGACTGGTTGAACTCGATCACGTCGACGTCGTCCATCTTCGGGAGGTGACACTGGTAGAGCCCGATGTACACCCGCTTGCGCTGCTGGGCGTTCAACTGGCGTACCGTGGTGTCGTTCTCGATCGCCGCGATGTGTTCCGCGAGCTCGCCAATCGTGATCGTCCCGTCCTCCTCGCGGAGGAACTCCAACACTAACTGCCGGCGACGGTTGCGCAGGATCTCGAAGATGATGTCGAGCGAGAGGCTCTCCGACGCCGCCTCCTCCGCGTCCGACCCCCCGCGATCCGTTCCGTCGTCCGTCCGCGCGGCCTCGTTTCCGGTCTCGTCGTCGGCTCCTGGTGTGATCTCGGGTGCCGCGGACTGGGTCTTATTGTCAGTTGCCATTTGTCTTCAACTTGGTAGCAGCCACCATTACTCTTGCGCCGATGCGTGTTGTCGGTGCCAGGGTATCGAGGATCATGGTCGTTGAGGTGCTCGTAACGGCCACGAGCCACCGTTACTTGAAACCGTACTGATCAGAACAGTTTGTTATCCATCGCATACCAGCCAGTACGAGCCAGTTACGACCGCCAAACACACCCGTTGTGGCCGGCGGTGGAACCCCCCGTCAACCAATATCCCGGAATGTGTCGCATAATGTCGGCTCAGGCGCTGCAAGCGCCGAATAACAATTCCCTGATAGCCTGTCTACGACACGTTGCCTGACCAACGGGTGACGCCAACGATGACTCGACACATACCGAACCTACCGCCCGCCCGGAACCGTCCGCCCACCACCCCTCCGACCCGGGGGACGCGCCGTCGTCGATCGGCCGACGGGGGGGCGCCATGTGCGGAATAACCGCCTGTGCCGCCCCCGACGACGAGGACGTGCTCGACACGCTGGTCGACGGGCTCCGGAACCTGGAGTACCGCGGCTACGACTCCAGCGGCGTCGCGGTACGCGACGACGGCGCGGTCACGGTGGTCAAACGCGAGGGCGAGATCGACGCGCTCGCGGCCGCGCTGGACGACGTCGCCCCGGCGGGCAACGTCGGGATCGGTCACACGCGCTGGAGCACCCACGGCGCGCCGACCGACGCGAACGCCCACCCCCACACCGGCTGTGCCGACGACGTCTCGGTCGTCCACAACGGGATCGTGGAGAACTACGCGGCGCTGCGCGGGGAGCTGGTCGAGCGCGGCCACTCGTTCACCAGCGACACCGACACCGAAGTGATCCCTCACCTCGTCGAACAGTACCGCGAGGCGGGGCACTCGACCGAGGAAGCGTTCCGGAAGGCGATCGGCCGGCTCGAGGGTCGGTTCGCGGTCGCGATGATCGTCGGCGACGAGGACGACGTGTTCGCCGCGC is from Halolamina sp. CBA1230 and encodes:
- a CDS encoding PKD domain-containing protein, translated to MRDRRVLLLVALVVLAPIGGAVVVSAAPVENDSYAVAQGTNCYPIDPVTNESQNASVFYDYRNPYTDPSSDTFSSFGTREYQETATSALFFYEGSERGNLVLVHDELGDGDGGSTLTMAFEGLPADGEWVVEDDEYSDRDDDWNTGETTADIDWKWGDNRTDGGVYSGLGNMSGTVTIDPGFNEDADHWGDWSYSGDEYRVDEWRLIDADGPDTTLDRDRQVFIHGGGCVVTPPSAALTGPNSTEAGETVTLDAGETTDDGEIGGYEWDLDGDGEVDEVTTEPTIDHAFDEVGNRTVAVTAFDTYGNGDTAELTVTVTQQSTPPNASLAVPDVATVNESIVLDASGSTDEGTITSYQWDVDGDGTAEVETREPTLEHTYTDIGTVAPAVAVTDEDGQNDTATATVSVRPPDRPPNASLDAPANATVGEPATFDASNSTDDRGIDAYRWDFDGDGEVDEETAEPTVAYEYETGGTFDATVTVVDTGENTATASASVTVTVPPSPPSAALDAPAEATVNETVTLDASGSSDEGTIVEYRWDLDGDGTIETNTTAPTIDHAYTELGEVEPAVTVVDDDNGTATDSAGITVVAPNDPPNASLDVPEAATVNESVVLDASGSTDADGIDGYQWDLDGDSEVDEQSENPTLEHTFTDAGRVTVGVTVVGNDGQTATATATVAVGDPDAATAVIDVGTAEPTAGEPVAFDAGDASAASEIVDYEWAFGDDASATGATVDHTYDDAGEYDVTLTITTAGGVSANATTTVSVAENESGDGSDGGDGGNDGGDGNDGDGNDGGDGGDGGGQAGGGGGGGGQQAGGGQSTDEPEPEPDIGQANVSLGSQELLVGETLVVEATVTNRGNGSGTKSVEFEVEGEMLEDREIPLEPGETRTVAFSHQFTSPGNKSVEVEVDHGETRTVVVRPREPDIAVASLTAEPREVGAGEAFTVTANLTNAGDAAGERSVALELFGGTVATREVSLDPGESTTVSFTRSVMASGSYDATVGNETVTVTVVDGTTTPETDSTTTTDSPGLGVLGALAAIAALAGVLLRRRS
- a CDS encoding glycosyltransferase family 2 protein; this encodes MYRGHTTAVVIPAYNEEGFVGDTIASVPGFVDRVYAVDDGSTDGTWTEIRAAADTIAAADGTTPDDARVVAIQHERNRGVGGAIKTGYQHARADRIDLTAVMGGDGQMEPEMLGDLFDPIVDGDADYTKGNRFLDRSGRGSMPAHRFVGNAVLGALTKIASGYWRCGDPQSGYTAISLRALETAAIDEMYEFYGYCNDLLVKLNVARLRVVDVPRPITYGEEESHIQYRSYVPRVSLMLLRNFLWRLKTNYLAYDFHPLVGAYAAGGVASIASVAAAVWALPGVGTAATPTARGALALGFGLFALVAVTWAMAMDRSANDHLDGTVTPADRRRPTEDHGQPSRNGASPSDAQRDEDAADGNGAADSAAQAPPPEEYGGPNTASD
- the glmM gene encoding phosphoglucosamine mutase; protein product: MFGTSGIRGEFGEDVTAGTALAVGRAIASEGNDHVVVGRDPRETGSLLVEALSAGLRECGANVARLGELPTPTIARSVGWYDADMGVAVTASHNPPADNGLKLWHPDGSAVVGDAQTAIADRIRHARYEFAPWDDTGTRHRFGGARGRHVDAVADAVAVDPPIPVVVDVGHGTGELTAAALRRLGCPVTTLNGVTDGSFPARESEPTAENCEQLRRVVAATDAELGIAHDGDADRMLAVTESGAFVPGDTLLALFARREAKPGTRVAVPIDASLAIKDELAAVGADVTYTRVGDGYVARRAAEAGVVFGGEPSGAWIWPDETRAPDGPLAAAKLAAMVATDGSLDALVADVNTVPISRRSVETDRKAAVIERIAAAMPEDDDRVTTVDGVRVEVDDGWFLVRASGTEPLVRITAEAREQDRMAALLETAEGLVTEAIETGSVERQPVD
- a CDS encoding nitrous oxide reductase family maturation protein NosD, whose product is MHYSTIQSTARALSVVVVALLVVTAGLPALATATPAQADPARPLDDCGTIDEPGEYVLEGNVTATDGTCFELTTDGVTIDGDGHVVAGDGDGTAVSAAGIDDVAVRNVTLANWSTGVSFVGVADARVAETTVTDTSIVGVSLAAGENVTVSNATIEDGNLGVRIGGGTTGAAVVDTAFTDLLGVGVDLRGEGGQVVDSSFRSTGGDAVRVTGSDGAVVANNTVRNTIGGISVSDAAGVSVRANELRNVQGASIHVVGGDERLPAAPGVDTVAFGLSTPVDAFVGFAGGSAGDRLTVFPRYVPSAQSPPAPEPVRVVDNAIHDGNGNGIYVVNGSETTVAGNDLQNNRDGVRLSGGHNVTVVDNNATANRDDGVSIGATAAAVVRNNTLSGNADDGLYVLSEGAVVRDNVARANADDGVDVQNSTLVTLRGNRLLDNGDDGFFLRNVANSSLEMNTVTGNADEGIDLRGTANVTVANNSVCGNEHNDIVQREGASGTVLENNAC